The DNA region TGCACGCCAGCCTGGGCGCGCAAGCGGCGCCGCCCGCCGGCCAGGTGGCGGCGGCCTTCTCCAGCACGTTCATCCTTTTCTGCGTGGTGCATGCGTTGGGCGTCCTGGCGGCCTCGCGGATACCGGGACGCAAGCGCCGGGCTTGAGTTCAGGCGCGCGGATTGAAGGGATCCTTGATCCCGGCCCCCGTGTCGATCCAGACGCTCTTCGTCTCGGTGAATTCGTAGATGGCGTGCAGGCCGTTCTCCCTGCCCATGCCGCTTTCCTTCATGCCGCCGAAAGGCGTGGCCCAGTTCGTGCGCCGGTAGGTGTTGACCCACACGGTGCCCGCGCGCAGCCGCGCGGCCATGCGGTGGGCGCGCTTGACGTCGCGGGTCCAGACGCCGGCCGCCAGGCCATAACGGGTGTCGTTGGCGATGCGCACGGCCTCTTCCTCGTCGTCGAACCGGATCAGGCACAGGACAGGCCCGAAGACCTCTTCCTGGGCGATCCGCATGTCGTTGCGCACGCCGCCGAAGATGGTCGGCATGATGAAGAATCCGCGCGACAGCGCGGGATCGGCAGGCGGACCGCCGCCGTGCAGCAGCACCGCGCCCTCCTCCAGCGCCACCGCGATCCAGTGCCGCGTCTTGTCGAACTGGGCGCGGCACGCGAGCGTGCCCATCTCGGTATCGGGGTCCAGCGGGTCGCCGACCTTGATGGCGCGCGTGCGCGCGACCAGGCGCTCCACGAACGCGTCGTAGATGCCGGCATGCAGCAAGGCGCGCGAACCGGCCAGGCAGGTCTGCCCCGTGGCGGCGAAGATGCCGGCCAGCACGCCGTTCACCGCGCCGTCCAGGTCGGCGTCGTCGAAGATGACGTTGGGCGACTTGCCGCCCAGCTCCAGCGAAACGCGGGCCAGGCGGTCGGCGGCGGCGTGCGCGATCTTCTTGCCCACCGAGGTGGAGCCGGTGAAGGCGATCTTGTCGACCCCGGGATGGCCGGCCAGGGCCGCCCCCACGGCGCCGTCGCCGGTGACGACGTTGACGACCCCGGGCGGGAATCCCGCCGCCTCGAACATCTCGGCCAGCAGCAAGGTGGAAATCGGCGTGATCTCCGACGGCTTGACCACCACCGTGTTGCCGGCCGCCAGCGCCGGGCACAGTTTCCAGAAAAGCAGGGACAGCGG from Bordetella genomosp. 10 includes:
- a CDS encoding aldehyde dehydrogenase yields the protein MNQAAPTADLRARPGKRYRMLIDGVRVDAADGGTFDSIDPYTGQGWASAPAATAEDVDRAVGAARRAFESGEWAKGTPAYRARLLRKLGQLIEGDVQELANVQVLENGKLIREVLGQTRALAAYCYYFAGAAEMMHGETVPLSIPDMFNYTVREPLGVVAAITPWNSPLSLLFWKLCPALAAGNTVVVKPSEITPISTLLLAEMFEAAGFPPGVVNVVTGDGAVGAALAGHPGVDKIAFTGSTSVGKKIAHAAADRLARVSLELGGKSPNVIFDDADLDGAVNGVLAGIFAATGQTCLAGSRALLHAGIYDAFVERLVARTRAIKVGDPLDPDTEMGTLACRAQFDKTRHWIAVALEEGAVLLHGGGPPADPALSRGFFIMPTIFGGVRNDMRIAQEEVFGPVLCLIRFDDEEEAVRIANDTRYGLAAGVWTRDVKRAHRMAARLRAGTVWVNTYRRTNWATPFGGMKESGMGRENGLHAIYEFTETKSVWIDTGAGIKDPFNPRA